The DNA region GCATCTCCGCCACCGTTTTCGCCAGTGCCGCCACCGTGCGTTGCTCGAAGATCGCCCGCAGCGGCAGCTCCACGGCGAGCACCTCGCGGACCCGCGACACCACCCGGGTGGCGAGCAGCGAGTGCCCGCCCAGGTCGAAGAAGCTGTCCTCCACGCCTACGCGCTCCAGGCGCAGCATCTCTGCCCAGATCCCCGCCAGCACCTCTTCAGTGGGCGTTCGCGGCGCGACGTAGCGGTCCTCCGCCGACGCGAGCTCCGGCGCCGGCAGTGCCTTGCGGTCCACCTTGCCGTTCGGCGTCAGCGGCAGCGCGTCCAGGTACACGAACGCGGCGGGCACCATGTACTCCGGCAGGGTGCGCCGCAGGTGCTCGCGCAACGCCTCGGCCTGCACCTCTCCCACCACGTACGCCACCAGCCGGAGCTCTCCCGGCACGTCCTCGCGCACCACCACCCGCGCTTCGCACACCGCCGCGTGGGCGGACAGCGCACTTTCCACCTCGCCCGGCTCGATCCGGAAGCCACGGATCTTCACCTGCTCGTCCAGGCGCCCCACGAACTCCAGCTTCCGCTCCCCGCGCCACCGCATCCGGTCGCCGGTGCGGTACATCCGCGCACCCGGCTCGGTGGAGAACGGGTCGGGAACGAAGCGCTCCGCCGTCAGCCCGGGGCGGTCCAGGTAGCCGCGCGCCACGCCGCCGCCGCCCACGTACGCCTCGCCGGGCACGCCGCGCGGAACCGGGTTCAGGGCACCATCCAGCAGGTAGATCCGCTGGTTCCCGATCGCATGTCCCAGCGGAACCGTCCGCGCGTTCTCCGCGACCTGCTCCACCTCTTCGTACAGGCAGAACGTGGTCGTTTCCGTGGGCCCGTACATGTGCAGCAGCCGCTGCGGCCTGCCGCCCTTGAGCAGCCGCCGCACGCTGTCGGCGTCCACGGCCTGGCCCCCGAAGAGCACCTCGCGCACGGGCGCGAAGATGTCGGGCTCTTCGTGCGCAAGCTGGTTCACCAGCGCGGTGGTCAGGAAGATCGTGGTGATGCGCTCCTCGCGGAGCGTCTCGCGAAGGGCGCGGCCGGAGAGGAGCACGTCCTGGGGGATTCCCACCAGGGTGGCCCCGTTGAGGAACGCGCCCCAGGCCTCGAAGGTCAGCGCGTCGAAGCCGGCGTTCGATGCCTGTGCGACGCGGTCGCCCGGGCGCAGCTGCACGTAGTCCGTTTCGACGACAAGCTGCACGACCTGCCGGTGGCCCACCATCACGCCCTTGGGACGCCCGGTGCTGCCGCTGGTGTAGACGATGTACGCCAGGTTCTCGGCCGTGGCCCCGCCGTGAGGTGCCTCCGTCGGCTCCGCCGCGATCGCGTCGGCGGCGCGGTCCAGGTGGACCACGTCCAGGCCACCCGTCTCCACCACCCCGGCCAGGTCGCCGCGGCTGAGCAGCACGCGAACGCGGCTGTCGTCCAGCATCATGCGCAGGCGCTCGGCCGGATACGCCGGGTCCAGCGGCACGTAGCAGCCGCCCGCCTTGAGCACCGCCAGGATGCAGACGATCAGCTCCACTCCCCGCTCCAGCAGCACGCCCACGCGAGCGTCGGGCCCCACGCCCAGCCGCACGAGGTGGTGCGCCAGCTGGTTCGACCGCACGTCGAGCTCGCGATACGTCAGCGACTCATCGCCCCAGACCAGCGCCACGGCACCCGGCCGCTCCCGCACCTGCGCCGCGAAGAGCTCGTGGACGCAGACGCCTCGCGGATACGGGCGCTCCGTCCGGTTCCACTCCTCGAGAACGAGCGCGCGCTCCGGCTTCTCGAGAAGCTCCACCCGCGAAAACCGCACGTCCGCATCCGCCGCGACCTGCTCCAGCACCCGCGCCAGGTGGCCAAGCATCCGTTCGGCCGTGCCGCGCTCGAAGAGGTCCGTGCTGTAGTTCAGTGCGCCGCGCAGGCCCTGGGGGGTCGCCACGAGCGTCAGGGAAAGGTCGAACTTGGCCACCTCCATGCCGGAACCGACACCGCCCGCCTTCAGCCCCGGAAGCGCGTCTCCGCCGCCCCCGGCGTCCTGCAGGGTGAACATCACCTGGAAAAGCGGCGAGTGGCTCAGAGACCGCTCCGGCTGCAGCTCGGCCACCAGCTTCTCGAAGGGAAGCTCCTGGTGCGCGTACGCGCCCAACGTCGCCTCGCGCACCCGCCGCAGCACCGCGCGGAACGACGGGTTCCCCGAAAGGTCGGTGCGCAGCACCAGCGTGTTGACGAAGAAGCCGATCAGCTCCTCTACCTCGCCACGCGTGCGACCGGCGATGGGGCTTCCCACCACCACGTCCTCGCTCCCGGCGTACTTCGAGAGCAGCACCTGGAAGGCAGCCAGCAGCGTCATGTACAGCGTCGTGCCCTCGCTGCGTCCCAGCGCCTGCAGCCGCTCCAGCAGCGCCGGCGGAAGCTCCACCGGCACCGACGCGCCGCGGTACGTCTGCGCCGCCGGGCGCGGGTGATCCACCGGGAGCTCCAGCAGCTCCGGCGCGCCCGCCAGCCGCTCCCGCCAGTACGAGAGCAGCCGGTCCAGCGCCTCGCCCGCCAGCTGCTCGCGCTGCCATACCGCGAAATCGGCGTACTGCACCGCCAGCTCGGGGAGCGGCGACTCACGTCCCTCGCGGTACGCCTCGTACAGCGCCCACATCTCGCGGAAGAACACCCCCATGCTCCACCCGTCGCTGACGATGTGGTGCATGGAGAGCAGCAGCACGTGGTCTTCGTCGGCCAGCCGCAGCAGCGCCGCACGGAAGAGCGGCCCCGCCGCAAGGTCGAACGGCCGTGCCGCCGCTTCACTGGCCCGGCGCCTGGCCGCCGCCTCGCGCTCCGCCGGGTTCAGCCCCGACAGGTCCTCCACCGGCACGGCGAAGCCATCGAAGGGCACGATCACCTGCACCGGCGAGCCGTTCGCCTCGGCGAAGACCGTCCGCAGCGATTCGTGGCGCCGGACGATCTCGCCCACCGCGCGTTCCAGCGCCGGCTCGTCCAGCGCACCCACCAGCCGCTGCGCCACGGGAAGGTTGTAGACGGAACTCCCCGGATCCAGCCGGTCGATGAACCAGAGCCGCTCCTGCGCGAAGGAGAGCGGGAGCGGGCTCGTACGATCGGTCGGCACCACCGGCGGCAGCACCGGCGTTTCCGCGCGGCGCTCGTCCTCCACGCGCAGCGCCAGCTCCGCAACCGTCGGTCCCTCGAAGAGCGCCCGCAGCGGCAGCTCCACGGCGAACACCTCGCGGATGCGCGAGACCACGCGCGTGCCCAGGAGCGAGTGCCCGCCCAGCTCGAAGAAGCTTTCCTCCACCCCCACCCGCTCCACGCGCAGCACCTCGGCCCAGATCCCCGCCAGCACCTCCTCCACGGGCGTCCGCGGCGCTACGTACCGTTCCTCCGTCGACGCGAGGTCCGGCGCCGGCAGCGCCTTGCGGTCCAGCTTGCCGTTCGGCGTCAGCGGCAGCGACTCCAGCACCATGAACGCCGACGGGATCATGTACTCCGGCAGGCTTGCCCGCACCTGCTCCCGCAGCTCGCCGGCTTCCACGCCGCCCACCACGTACGCCACCAGCCGCTGGTCGCCGGGCACGTCCTCGCGCGACACCACCACGCAGTCGGTGACGCCCTCGTGGGCCCGCAGCACGGCCTCGATCTCCCCCGGCTCGATCCGGAAACCCCGGATCTTCACCTGCTCGTCCACGCGGCCCAGGTACTCCAGCGTGCCATCCGCACGCCACCGCGCCCGGTCGCCCGTGCGGTACAGCCGTGCGCCTTCGGCCGAGAACGGATCGGGGATGAAGCGCTCGGCGGTCATCGAGGAGCGGCCCAGGTAGCCGCGCGCCACCCCCGCCCCGCCGATCAGCAGCTCGCCCGGGACGCTCACCGGTTGCGGGGTGCCGAACTCGTCGCAGACGTACAGGCGCACGTTCCCCATCGGCCGGCCGATGGGGTGCCCTTCCACGATTCCGTCTGCGGGCACCGGGTGCGTGGAGGCCAGGATGGTCCCCTCGGTGGGGCCATAGAGGACGTGCGACTCCGCCCCGGGAAGCGCCTCGCGCATCTCCGCCAGCAGGTCGGCCGGCACCCGGTCGCCG from Longimicrobium sp. includes:
- a CDS encoding amino acid adenylation domain-containing protein, which encodes WSGQDDVLVGTPIANRPTPELEGLIGYFANTLVLRGDLSGDPTFRELLLRERETALEAFSHQDLPFEKLVEELNPERSLTHAPLVQAAIVLHNQHSIGGGAAPAPAAAEDALRLEARGGSEEAARFDLSLELAQDRRGVGARLSYATDFLEEATVRRMLGHLERVLEQVTADADVLLSRLELLSAEERGLVVDAWNRTDRETSAPAHALFAEWARRAPEAVALLDGREAVTYGELDRRAAVLARRLRELGVGPETPVGLCLQRTPELLVGVLGIWKAGGAYVPLDPSYPAERLGWIIADAALPVVVVAESTAGVLPEHGATLVRVDGPSDAASSAAPEVPASGAGLAYVIYTSGSTGRPKGVLVEHGSLANLLSAAREAFGAREGDVMPALASYAFDIWLFEALLPLTSGGAVRLVDRDRVLDVPALLEEIADATLVHAVPALMRQVAQAERETPRLARLRRAFVGGDRVPADLLAEMREALPGAESHVLYGPTEGTILASTHPVPADGIVEGHPIGRPMGNVRLYVCDEFGTPQPVSVPGELLIGGAGVARGYLGRSSMTAERFIPDPFSAEGARLYRTGDRARWRADGTLEYLGRVDEQVKIRGFRIEPGEIEAVLRAHEGVTDCVVVSREDVPGDQRLVAYVVGGVEAGELREQVRASLPEYMIPSAFMVLESLPLTPNGKLDRKALPAPDLASTEERYVAPRTPVEEVLAGIWAEVLRVERVGVEESFFELGGHSLLGTRVVSRIREVFAVELPLRALFEGPTVAELALRVEDERRAETPVLPPVVPTDRTSPLPLSFAQERLWFIDRLDPGSSVYNLPVAQRLVGALDEPALERAVGEIVRRHESLRTVFAEANGSPVQVIVPFDGFAVPVEDLSGLNPAEREAAARRRASEAAARPFDLAAGPLFRAALLRLADEDHVLLLSMHHIVSDGWSMGVFFREMWALYEAYREGRESPLPELAVQYADFAVWQREQLAGEALDRLLSYWRERLAGAPELLELPVDHPRPAAQTYRGASVPVELPPALLERLQALGRSEGTTLYMTLLAAFQVLLSKYAGSEDVVVGSPIAGRTRGEVEELIGFFVNTLVLRTDLSGNPSFRAVLRRVREATLGAYAHQELPFEKLVAELQPERSLSHSPLFQVMFTLQDAGGGGDALPGLKAGGVGSGMEVAKFDLSLTLVATPQGLRGALNYSTDLFERGTAERMLGHLARVLEQVAADADVRFSRVELLEKPERALVLEEWNRTERPYPRGVCVHELFAAQVRERPGAVALVWGDESLTYRELDVRSNQLAHHLVRLGVGPDARVGVLLERGVELIVCILAVLKAGGCYVPLDPAYPAERLRMMLDDSRVRVLLSRGDLAGVVETGGLDVVHLDRAADAIAAEPTEAPHGGATAENLAYIVYTSGSTGRPKGVMVGHRQVVQLVVETDYVQLRPGDRVAQASNAGFDALTFEAWGAFLNGATLVGIPQDVLLSGRALRETLREERITTIFLTTALVNQLAHEEPDIFAPVREVLFGGQAVDADSVRRLLKGGRPQRLLHMYGPTETTTFCLYEEVEQVAENARTVPLGHAIGNQRIYLLDGALNPVPRGVPGEAYVGGGGVARGYLDRPGLTAERFVPDPFSTEPGARMYRTGDRMRWRGERKLEFVGRLDEQVKIRGFRIEPGEVESALSAHAAVCEARVVVREDVPGELRLVAYVVGEVQAEALREHLRRTLPEYMVPAAFVYLDALPLTPNGKVDRKALPAPELASAEDRYVAPRTPTEEVLAGIWAEMLRLERVGVEDSFFDLGGHSLLATRVVSRVREVLAVELPLRAIFEQRTVAALAKTVAEM